The Chordicoccus furentiruminis DNA window TCAGCAGGCATGGAAACGCACCTTGAAAACCGCATATACCGAGAAGCACCAACCTGAGTGTTTCGTTTCCTGATCTTCCTTAGAAGAGACGGAGCAGACGGACACGAAAGGTTGAAGCGCAGACAAAAGATAGGAAAAGACATCAGAGGCGTGATCCGGAAGGATCACAAATCAGAGACAAAGGTCTAGAAGCAATACAGCAGCCGGAACGGCGCGAAAGCGCTGTAACGGCGGACCGTACCGGGCATACGCTAGTGGCCGGTGCGGACATGGTCAGGTAAACAAGAGCGCAGGGCGGATGCCTTGGCACTGGGCGCCGATGAAGGACGCGATAAGCTGCGAAAAGCTGCGGGGAGGAGCACATATCCGCTGATCCGCAGATGTCCGAATGGGGCAACCCGCATGAGCAGACCTCATGCACCGCAGACTGAATCCATAGGTCTGTGGAGGGAACCTCCTGAACTGAAACATCTAAGTAGGGAGAGGAAAAGAAAACAAACGTGATTCCGTCAGTAGCGGCGAGCGAACGCGGAAGAGCCTAAACCGGCTGGCTTGCCAGCCGGGGTTACGGACTGCAAAGAGAATCCGAAGCGAACCGGAACGGTTTTGGGAAAGCCGGCCGGAGAGGGTGAAAGCCCCGTAAGGGAAAGCGGAAGGGTTCGGGCAGGATCCAGAGTACCACGAGACACGGGAAACCTTGTGGGAAGTCGGGGGGACCACCCCCCAAGGCTAAATACGACCCAGTGACCGATAGCGGACAGTACCGTGAGGGAAAGGTGAAAAGTACCCCGGGAGGGGAGTGAAAGAGAACCTGAAACCCTGTGTTTACGACCGGCGGAAGCACCACGCTTGCAGGTGCGACCGCGTACTTTTTGTAGAACGGTCCGGCGAGTTGCGGGACGCGGCAAGGGAAAGGATGAGGACATCCGGACCCGGAGGGAAACCGAGCCTTAAGAGGGCGCCAGTCGCGTCACGCAGACCCGAAACCGGGTGATCTACCCATGGCCAGGATGAAGGGGCCGTAAAAGGCCCTGGAGGTCCGAACGCACATCCGTTGAAAAGGGTGGCGATGAGCGGTGGGTAGGGGAGAAATTCCAATCGAACCCGGAGATAGCTGGTTCTCCTCGAAATAGCTTTAGGGCTAGCCTTCACCAAGTCTTGCGGAGGTAGAGCACTGAATATCCGCGGGGGCGTCAAAGCTTACCAAAGATTATCAAACTCCGAATGCCGTGTAGACGATGGTGGGGAGTCAGGCCGCATGAGATAAGTCGGGCGGCCAAAAGGGAAACAGCCCAGACCAGCAGCTAAGGCCCCAAAGTGCGTGTTAAGTGGTAAAGGATGTGGGATCTCGAAGACAACTAGGATGTTGGCTCAGAAGCAGCCACGCATTCAAAGAGTGCGTAATAGCTCACTAGTCGAGAGGTCCTGCGCCGAAAATGACCGGGGCTGAAACACGCCGCCGAAGCTCTGGGATGGCGGAAGCCATCGGTAGAGGAGCATTGCCGCGGGGGCGAAGCATGACCGACAAGGGCATGTGGACCCGCGGGAAGAGAGAATGCCGGAATGAGTAGCGAGATGAGGGCGGGAATCCCTCAGGCCGAATATCCAAGGATTCCAGGGTCAAGCTGATCTGCCCTGGGTAAGTCGGGACCTAAGGCGAGGGCGGAAGCCGTAGCCGATGGACGACAGGTGGAGATTCCTGTACTGCGATGCGACAGAACTGCAGGGACGCATTTCCAAAGTCTGACCGCGGATGGAAAACGCGGAGAAAGCGGGAAGGCGGGCATGGGATAAAAGACATGCGGAACGCCATTCCGTGAGACGACCGAACTTCAAGTAGGAGAGAGGGCGGAGGGAGTGCCGGGAAAAGCTGCTATCGTTCGCACCGTACCCGTACCGTAAACCGACACAGGTGGATGAGGAGAGAATCCTAAGGCCGGCGGAAGAAGTATTGTTAAGGAACTCGGCAAAATGACCCCGTAACTTCGGGAGAAGGGGTGCCGTCCTCCGGGGCGGCCGCAGAGTCCAGGCCCAAGCAACTGTTTAGCAAAAACACAGGTCTATGCAAAGCCGGAAGGCGACGTATATGGGCTGACGCCTGCCCGGTGCTGGAAGGTTACGAGGAGGGGTCAGCGAAAGCGAAGCCCTGAATCCAAGCCCCAGTAAACGGCGGCCGTAACTATAACGGTCCTAAGGTAGCGAAATTCCTTGTCGGGCAAGTTCCGACCCGCACGAAAGGCGTAATGATTTGGGCACTGTCTCAACAATACATCCGGTGAAATTGAAGTGCCAGTGAAGATGCTGGCTGCCCGCGCCAGGACGGAAAGACCCCATGGAGCTTTACTCCAGTTTGTTACTGGGGTCCGGTCGATGATGCACAGGATAGGTGGGAGGCAGAGAAGCAGCTGTTTCGGCAGATGCGGAGCCAATGTTGGGATACCACCCTTCAGCGACTGGGCTTCTAACCTGCCGCCGTAAGCCGGCGGGGGGACAATGGCAGACGGGGAGTTTGACTGGGGCGGTCGCCTCCGAAAGGGTATCGGAGGCGCTCAAAGGTTCCCTCAGGATGGACGGAAACCATCCGGAGCGTGCAAAGGCAGAAGGGAGCTTGACTGCGACACCGACGGGTGGAGCAGGTACGAAAGTAGGACTTAGTGATCCGGTGGCAGTAAGTGGGAATGCCATCGCTCAACGGATAAAAGCTACCCTGGGGATAACAGGCTGATCACTCCCAAGAGTTCACATCGACGGAGTGGTTTGGCACCTCGATGTCGGCTCATCACATCCTGGGGCTGTAGTAGGTCCCAAGGGTTGGGCTGTTCGCCCATTAAAGTGGTACGCGAGCTGGGTTCAGAACGTCGTGAGACAGTTCGGTCCCTATCCGGCGTGGGCGCAGGAGATCTGCGGGGAGCTGGCCTTAGTACGAGAGGACCGGGCTGGACCCGCCGCTGGTGCACCTGTTGGGCCGCCAGGCCCATGGCAGGGTAGCCAAGCGGGGCAGGGATAAACGCTGAAGGCATCTAAGCGTGAAGCCCCCCCCAAGATGAGATCTCCCATTCCTTCAAGGAAGTAAGTTCCCTCAGAGACGATGAGGTTGATAGGGCAGAGGTGGAAGCGCCGCAAGGCGTGTAGCTGACTGTCACTAATCGAACGAGGACCTGACCAAGAGGAAAGCGCGGCGGGAAGGCCGCGGCTGGGATTGCGCGGGGTATATGCGGTTTTGAAGGTACGTGGGACCTCCCTTCGCGGGGAGGTCTTTTTTTGTGTTCGCCAGAACCTGCCCAAACGCTCCGTCCGTACCGGCGGAGCGTTTTGCGTTGACGAATCGGAACCGGGAAGGGTACGATGAAGGAAAGCGAGAACGCCGGCTGAGGGCCGGGCAGAAGGAGGAAGAAGATGACGGAGAGCAGGACGGAACAGGAGCGCGTGTTTCATCCGGAAAGGATCGCTGATCCCACTTATTTTGCGGACGGACGTCTGGCGCCGCATTCGGATCACGTGGCGTACCGGACATGGGAGGAGGAGCGTGACGGCCGGAGCAGCTTCCGCTACAGTCTGGACGGTGTCTGGAAGTTTGCATGGGCGCGCCGGCCGGAAGACGCGGTGAAGGATTTCTGGAATGATGACTTTGACTGCCGCCCCTGGCAGGACATCCGGGTTCCGGCCCACGCGGAGATGGAAGGCTTCGGCGCACCGGCTTACAACAACGTGATCTATCCGTGGGACGGCCACGACCGGATCGATCCGGGACAGGTCCCGGCATCCTATAATCCCACGTCTTCCTATGTGAAATACTTCTGCCTGCCGGAGTCCATGCAGGGACGGCGCGTTTTCATCTCCTTCCAGGGTGTGGAGAGCGGTTTTGCGCTCTGGCTGAACGGATCCTTCGTCGGGTATTCCGAGAACAGCTTCGATCCCGCGGAGTTCGAGCTGACGCCGTATCTGAAAGGGGAAGGTGAGAACAAGCTGGCCGTCCGCGTGTTCCGCTTCACTTCCTCAAGCTGGGCGGAGGATCAGGACTTTTTCCGTTTTTCCGGCATCTACCGCAGCGTATTCCTGTATACCGTCCCGGATGCTCATGTGGAGGATATCCGGATCCGGACCGATCTCGATGACACACTCCGGCACGCGGTTCTGAAGGTCCGCCTTCAGGCTCAGGCGGGTCAGGATCTCACCGGTGCGGACGTGACGGCGGTTCTTGAGAGAGAAGGGACCCGCATCTGGTCCCGGACCGTTCCGTTTACGGCTGTCACAGAGTTCGAGGCCGCCGTAACGGAGCCGGCGCTCTGGAGTGCGGAACAGCCGGATCTCTATGATCTGAAAATCGAGATCCGGAGACAGAACGGGGACGGGAGCATTTTACAGGAAGTAATCCGTCAGCATGCAGGTTTCCGGCGTTTCGAAATGGATCCGAAACGCCATCTGATGATGCTGAACGGGAAGCGGATCGTGTTCCGGGGCGTGAACCGCCACGACTTCTCGTCGAAGACAGGCCGGGCGATCACGAAGGAGGAAGTGCTTCAGGACATCGTGACCATGAAGCGCAGCAACATTAACGCGATCCGGACGAGCCACTATCCGAACGCGTCGATGCTCTATGAGCTTTGCGACGTCTACGGCCTTTATATGATCGCCGAGAGCAATCTGGAGGCTCACGGCGCGTGGGACGCGGCGACGAAGAGAGGGCTTTCCTCCGGAACCGTTGACGACTCGTACAAGGTCCCGGGCGATCGGGAGAACTTCCGGGACATGATGTTTGACCGCATCCGTTCCTGTTACCAGCGGGACAAGAATCATCCGTCGATTCTGATCTGGTCGATCGGAAACGAGTCATCGGGCGGGAAAATCCCGTTTGAGATGAGCGAGCTGTTCCGCAGCCTTGACGATACGCGGCTCGTCCATTATGAGGGCATTTCAAATGACCGCCGCTACAACGCGACCTCCGACATGGAGAGTCAGATGTATCCCCCTGTGACACAGATCGAGTCTTTCCTCCGCACACATCGGGACAAGCCGTTCATCTGCTGTGAATACACGCACGCGATGGGGAATTCCTGCGGTGCGATGTTCAAGTACACGGATCTTTCGGAGAGGGAACCGCTCTATCAGGGCGGTTTCATCTGGGACTACATCGACCAGTCCATCGGGCGGCGTGACCGGTACGGGAAGAAGTTCCAGGCTTTCGGCGGCGATTTCGACGACCGTCCCTGCGATTATGATTTCTCGGGCAACGGCATCGTATACGGCGACGACCGGACGCCTTCTCCGAAAATGCAGTCCGTCCGCTATAACTACCGGGGTTTTGACGCCCGGATTACCGCGGAGGGAGAGAAGGAACGCACGGAGGAAGGCATCGTCACGGCGCCGGGCGGAGCGGTACTCCGGGCGAGCGTGAAGAACCGTCTTCAGTTCCTTTCATCGGACGCGTTTGACATCGTCCAGATTCTGGAGAAGGAAGGCAGGCAGATCGCCTGCGCGCCTGTATCTCTTGCGGCGGAACCGCAGGAAGAGACGGAGGTTACGCTTCCGCTCACGCTTCCCGGGGAGCCGGGCGAGTACGCGGTGACGCTTTCCTTCAGGCTGAAGCAGGATACGCTCTGGGCCGGAGCCGGCTATGAAATCGCCTTCGGTCAGTCAGTGTTCACCGTGGAGGAGGCGGGGCGTCTGCTGAAGGACGCGGTCAGCCGCGCGCTTGACGCGGCCGGACGGTACGCTCCGGACTGCCAGCTTATCCGGGCCGGCAATGACCGCCTCTTCGCCGCCGGATTGGACCGTGCGAACGAGGAGGCACCGATGGAGGTCATCCGTGGATACGGCAATCTCGGGATCCGGGGACGGGATTTCGAGGTGCTCTTCTCGCATGACCGGGGCGTGCTGACGGCGTACCGGTACGGAGGGAAAGAGATGCTGGACGCCTTCCCCGTGCCGAACTTCTGGCGCGCGCCGACGCAGAACGACACGGCGAACGGGATGCCGGCGAGGTACGGCGTCTGGAAGCTGGCGAGCCTGTACCGGTGGTATCCGGGTCTTGCAGCGATTCCGGAAGGCCGCTACTTCCCGGAAATCAACGAGACGGAGCATTATGTGGACGTGACATACGATGTCATTGTGGCCGCGTCCGCGGAGGGCCGGGTCTGCCGCATCCGCTATCGTGTCAGCGGGGAAGGCGTCGTCCGCGTGAAGATGACGATGAACGCGGAGGGGCTCCCGGAGATGCCGGAATACGGTATGCTGCTCCGGATGGATGCGGATTACGACCATGTTGAGTGGTACGGGCTCGGCCCGGACGAAACCTATGCCGACCGGACGCAGGGCGCGAAGCTCGGCCTCTATGAGCGGGCCGTGCGGGACGGCGTCGCCCGCTATCTGGTTCCCCAGGAATGCGGAAGCCAGCTCGGTGTCCGCTGGGCGAAGGTAACGGACGAGCGGGGCCGGGGACTTCTGTTCCTCGGCGGCACGGCCGCGGATACGATTCCCGGCATGACCGGCGCGGCACGGGGCGGCATGAGCTTCTCCGCTCTGCCGTATTCTCCGCATGAGATGGAAGCGGCGGGTCATCCGTTCGATCTGCCGGAGGTGCATCACACATGGATCCGCTGCTCTCTCGCGCAGATGGGGATCGCGGGTGACGACACATGGGGCGCACGGACGCATGAGGAGTTCCTTCTCCCGAAGGGACGGAACATGACCTTTGAATTTGCGTTCCGCGGAATCTGAGTGCGCTTCTGCGGGCGGCGCCGCGGCCGGCCGGGCCGGATAGAAGCCCGGCCGTCAGGCGCCGCCGCGCGGGAACGGAACCCTGAGCACGGCATCATACGGGAGGTGCCGCGCCCGGGACAAAATGAGCACGCCCTCCGCCGGAAACGCCTGCTCATGGAAAGGAGAGTAGTACGGCGATGATTCTTGCAGTGGTGACGGACGACGGCGGCGGCCTGACGTTCCACGAACGCCGCCAGTCGCGGGACCGCGTGCTGCGGCGGAAGCTGGCTGAGCTGAGTGAGGGGAGACTGCTCTGGATGAACGCGTACACGGCGGGGCAGTTTGATCCGTTTCCGGAGAACGCGGTCATCTCGGATACATTTCTAAGGGATGCCGGGCCCGACGACGTCTGCTTCGCAGAGAATGAGGCGGTTCTGCCGTATGCGGGCCGGATCGGGGCGGTCTGGCTGTTCCGGTGGAACCGGCGCTATCCGTCGGACCGGAAGCTGGACTTCATTCCGTCGGAGCATGGCATGCATCTGGTCTCCTCCGGGGACTTCCCCGGTTACTCCCATGAGAAGATCACGCTGGAAGTGTGGATGAGATGAGACGCAGGCGAAGAAGAAAACAGCGTGGCGGATGCTGCTCGTCGGCGCTCTTCATCCTGATGGCGGTTCTGGCCGTCTTCATTCTGTACCGGACCGAGAACGAATCCTCCGGTCCGGCTTCCGCTTCCTCCGCGGCTGCGTCCGTTTACAGGAGAAATACGGGAAGCAACGGTTCCTCCGCTCCGGCTGCCGGGCCGGACGGATACGGAGCCGGTTCGAAGAACGATGAAGGTGATTCATGGGAGAAGACCGTCACGCCGGCGGATATTCCGGCGTACGCCGGATCCCCATACACGGAAATCCATGACAACGTTCCGTTTTTCAATGACGAGGATCTGACCGCGGGCGCCTTCGAGTCCTACAGCGACCTGGATGCGCTGGGGCGGTGCGGCACGGCCTTCGCGAATGTCTGCCGGGCCATCATGCCGACGGAAAAAAGGGAGGAGATCGGATCGGTCCGGCCGACCGGATGGCATACGGTGAAGTATGAAGGCATCGACGGGAACTATCTCTACAACCGGTGCCATCTGATCGGCTACCAGCTGTCCGGCGAGAACGCCAATGAAAAGAATCTGATCACCGGCACTCGTTACATGAACGTGGAGGGGATGGAACCTTTTGAGAACATGGTGGCTGATTACGTGAAGGAGACGGACGGCCATGTGCTGTACCGGGTGACGCCGCTGTTTGAAGGAAACAATCAGCTGGCTTCCGGTGTTCTGATGGAAGCGGAATCGGAGGAGGATCGTGGCGGAAGCATCCTGTTCAATGTGTTCTGCTACAACGTGCAGCCGGGCATCACGATCGACTACGCCGACGGGAGCAGTTCGGGTCCCGCGTTCACCGGATCCGACGCCGGCGGGAAGACGGACGGGACAAAAGACCAGGCTCCGGAGCGGGAGAACGCCGGGGACGGGAAGAATCTGCAGAATCAGCCCGCCGAAGCGGCTTATATCGGAAACTGCAGCACGGGAAAATTTCATCGCCCCGACTGCCGCGGCGTGGCGCGGATGTCCGATGCGAACAAGGTGTTCTTTTCCACAAGGAAGGAGGCAGTCGCGGACGGCTACGAGCCGTGCGGGATCTGCCATCCGTGACGCGGACGGCACGCTGCGTTCCGGGCGTCTTGACGAATACGACGCCGGTTGTTATTCTGCAAGATAGAAAGACGCCTATGTTCAGGCGGAAAACATATGACAGGGAGGCAGTACGATGCTTGATAAAAAAGTAAGAGATCTTATCAACACGCAGATCAACAAGGAATTTTACTCGGCGTATCTTTATCTCGATTTCGCCAATTACTATAACGATCTCGGTCTGGACGGATTTGCGCACTGGTATGACATTCAGGCTCAGGAGGAGCGTGATCACGCGATGCTGATGCGCCAGTATCTTCACAACAACGGCGAGCATGTCAGCTTCACGGCCATCGATCAGCCGGATGAGACGTACGCGAGCGCGGAGGATCCGCTGAAGGCGGGGCTTGCGCACGAGCAGTATGTCACCAGTCTGATCAACAATATCTATGCGGCCGCGGATTCCGTCCACGATTACCGGACGATGCAGTGCTTCGACTGGTTCGTCCGGGAACAGGGCGAGGAGGAGAAGAATGCCGACGATCTGATCCGCAAGTACCGTCTCTACGGATCGGATCCGAAGGGCCTCTATTCGCTGAATCAGGAGCTTCTCGCCCGCGTCTATACGGCGCCGTCGCTGGTTCTGTGATCCGGTTTGCACGCGCATTCTCCGGATGGACCGGACTTTCCGTGAGGTTTGTCCGGCCGCGCCGGCAGGAAGTGTCACGGGCGTGGAAGGGCGGAAGCGGATGTGATATACTGACAGAAAAAGACAGGCGGCGAGCCGCCTTCCGCCCGCTTTTTCGGGCGCAGGGCGGCTCGCCGCGGGGCGGTCCGCCGGCGGTCCGCAGGGAAAGGATCTGACGGCGCGGCCGCATCTCAGTGAAGGAGGTGCAGGCGATGGATACGAAGAACAGTCTCTCTGAAGGAATCAGGAAACTGATGCTGGCCGGAATCGGCGCGGTAGCGGCGACGGCGGAAAAGTCGCAGGAAGTGCTGGATGATCTGGTCAGCAGGGGCGAGATCACCGTGGAGCAGGGAAAGGCGCTCAATCAGGAGCTGAAGCACAACATGGAGGAGAGCCGGAAGAAGGCGGAGGAGAAAGCCGCGGCGGCGAAGGAGGAGAAGAAGCCGGATGAAGAAAAACCCGGGAAGAAAGACTTCG harbors:
- a CDS encoding glycoside hydrolase family 2 TIM barrel-domain containing protein, with translation MTESRTEQERVFHPERIADPTYFADGRLAPHSDHVAYRTWEEERDGRSSFRYSLDGVWKFAWARRPEDAVKDFWNDDFDCRPWQDIRVPAHAEMEGFGAPAYNNVIYPWDGHDRIDPGQVPASYNPTSSYVKYFCLPESMQGRRVFISFQGVESGFALWLNGSFVGYSENSFDPAEFELTPYLKGEGENKLAVRVFRFTSSSWAEDQDFFRFSGIYRSVFLYTVPDAHVEDIRIRTDLDDTLRHAVLKVRLQAQAGQDLTGADVTAVLEREGTRIWSRTVPFTAVTEFEAAVTEPALWSAEQPDLYDLKIEIRRQNGDGSILQEVIRQHAGFRRFEMDPKRHLMMLNGKRIVFRGVNRHDFSSKTGRAITKEEVLQDIVTMKRSNINAIRTSHYPNASMLYELCDVYGLYMIAESNLEAHGAWDAATKRGLSSGTVDDSYKVPGDRENFRDMMFDRIRSCYQRDKNHPSILIWSIGNESSGGKIPFEMSELFRSLDDTRLVHYEGISNDRRYNATSDMESQMYPPVTQIESFLRTHRDKPFICCEYTHAMGNSCGAMFKYTDLSEREPLYQGGFIWDYIDQSIGRRDRYGKKFQAFGGDFDDRPCDYDFSGNGIVYGDDRTPSPKMQSVRYNYRGFDARITAEGEKERTEEGIVTAPGGAVLRASVKNRLQFLSSDAFDIVQILEKEGRQIACAPVSLAAEPQEETEVTLPLTLPGEPGEYAVTLSFRLKQDTLWAGAGYEIAFGQSVFTVEEAGRLLKDAVSRALDAAGRYAPDCQLIRAGNDRLFAAGLDRANEEAPMEVIRGYGNLGIRGRDFEVLFSHDRGVLTAYRYGGKEMLDAFPVPNFWRAPTQNDTANGMPARYGVWKLASLYRWYPGLAAIPEGRYFPEINETEHYVDVTYDVIVAASAEGRVCRIRYRVSGEGVVRVKMTMNAEGLPEMPEYGMLLRMDADYDHVEWYGLGPDETYADRTQGAKLGLYERAVRDGVARYLVPQECGSQLGVRWAKVTDERGRGLLFLGGTAADTIPGMTGAARGGMSFSALPYSPHEMEAAGHPFDLPEVHHTWIRCSLAQMGIAGDDTWGARTHEEFLLPKGRNMTFEFAFRGI
- a CDS encoding DNA/RNA non-specific endonuclease codes for the protein MRRRRRRKQRGGCCSSALFILMAVLAVFILYRTENESSGPASASSAAASVYRRNTGSNGSSAPAAGPDGYGAGSKNDEGDSWEKTVTPADIPAYAGSPYTEIHDNVPFFNDEDLTAGAFESYSDLDALGRCGTAFANVCRAIMPTEKREEIGSVRPTGWHTVKYEGIDGNYLYNRCHLIGYQLSGENANEKNLITGTRYMNVEGMEPFENMVADYVKETDGHVLYRVTPLFEGNNQLASGVLMEAESEEDRGGSILFNVFCYNVQPGITIDYADGSSSGPAFTGSDAGGKTDGTKDQAPERENAGDGKNLQNQPAEAAYIGNCSTGKFHRPDCRGVARMSDANKVFFSTRKEAVADGYEPCGICHP
- a CDS encoding ferritin; protein product: MLDKKVRDLINTQINKEFYSAYLYLDFANYYNDLGLDGFAHWYDIQAQEERDHAMLMRQYLHNNGEHVSFTAIDQPDETYASAEDPLKAGLAHEQYVTSLINNIYAAADSVHDYRTMQCFDWFVREQGEEEKNADDLIRKYRLYGSDPKGLYSLNQELLARVYTAPSLVL